In Bartonella machadoae, a single genomic region encodes these proteins:
- a CDS encoding DEAD/DEAH box helicase, whose translation MSQTLNFDNKQVTLRSLLQSYREKPISDQEKQKAFEKFVIAYLTQDPLQCQEYETVQSYRDVADVHGWKGSDEDTDIDLVAKIRDCNEYVAIQCKFYETNYQITQENIESFIAISGKNRFKYRLLIDSTQGELSENANTMIEGQAVPVYRINLFNMEDSAIDWGIFETEGKIVLKDKKQKLPFTHQKEAIEAVCEGLKEADRGKLIMACGTGKTFTSLKIAEQIAGTGKRVLFLVPSLALMSQTIREWTTDAQIPLRSFAVCSDKQIGKRRFNNDDDAELSASDLALPVTTDAQMLGEKGNKVSPHVMNVVFATYQSIQVIADAQKDHDLPEFDLIICDEAHRTTGAALGTDKSESDFIKVHDNSIIQGKKRLYMTATPRIFSDNAKRRADELDAVLASMDNETIYGKQLYFYSFSDAVKNDLLTPYKIIVLGVDEKFVRDTLEIPTNHKNYELTLDDRTKILGCYQALSKIDLKVDLGDDPNPMRRALAFCKDIKTSQRIRDTFEGKGVKRAFRKIHKEHKDTPPLLCEVQHIDGKDGAKKRTELLEWLEADAGDNTCRILTNVRCLSEGVDVPALDAVMFLHPRKSQVDVIQAVGRVMRRAPNKKRGYIILPVGVPAGISPELALKNNKKYSVVWQVLNALLSHDENFSKTLNQMNLGQDVSSIIDIVTVSQKMEIENVTTVVDDVPLQAKTESAHASFATTVRKSLSHHNGQGQLPLYKAFPNAFRAFLVKRSTMSDYWENWAGNVAEIAQNHINRLQNMLADEKSKARRAFDAFLKELQNNLNSDIKQEEAVEMLAQHLVTRPVFEALFDGNQFVQNNAISQAMEKILKELDKTNIEEESKELKEFYDSVKFRASGITEPHARQNLIIKLYESFFAKAFKRTTDKLGIVYTPVEVVDFIIHSVDDVLRKEFGKSLGSRGVSILDPFTGTGTFITRLLQSDLIKPEDMEYKFRHDIHANEIVLLAYYIAAINIESTYHSLMKGDYIPFKHIGLTDTFQMLEEKNLLQKLFKENSEYLEHQKNLNIEVIFGNPPYSTGQKSENDNAKNTSYPILDKRISDTYAVQSEVTNIRALYDSYIRAIRWASDRIKDRGIIGFVTNASFVDANSMTGLRKCLVEEFSSLYIFHLRGNQRTSGELSRKEGGKIFGSGSRAPIAISILVKNPESKQRDKIYFHDLEDYLTREEKLKSIKDFGSIEGITRSEHGWKIITPDKHGDWINQRNDSFKAFLAMGVKEGHGKKLFETYSCGLKSNRDAWTYNSSRKSLVKNINNMIVFYNSELERFNETYPHADSKTRAKTINDFVSSDEKKISWSFNLKQYLIKGRAFNFKENCFTKSLYRPFTQQWLYYNRDLNDGVYQMLRIFPIGKAVENKVIQVTGIGGKKSFSVLMSNALPNHDLIEKNQCFPRYIYEDVDSSIDDHDKKQSHLFANSTEETKAADLQRRDAITDEGLAHFKAAYPNETITKDDLFYYVYGLLHSEDYRARYADNLSKELPRIPCVKSAEDFWAFVNAGRELGNLHVNYETVEPYPVTFKKGNPKLTDIKNPEKFYYVTEMKFAGNSKEKDKTTVIYNSNITITDIPKEAYEYIVNGKPALEWVMGRQCVKTDKKSGIVNDANRYALETIGNPAYPLELFQRVITVSLETMKIVKNLPNLELRETE comes from the coding sequence ATGTCTCAAACCCTCAATTTTGATAATAAACAAGTCACTTTACGCTCTCTCTTACAATCCTATCGTGAAAAACCAATCTCAGATCAAGAAAAGCAAAAGGCTTTCGAAAAGTTTGTGATTGCTTATCTCACACAAGACCCTCTCCAATGCCAAGAATATGAAACGGTCCAAAGCTATAGAGACGTGGCTGATGTGCATGGATGGAAAGGAAGCGATGAAGATACGGATATTGATCTGGTGGCAAAAATCCGTGATTGCAATGAGTATGTAGCCATTCAATGTAAATTTTATGAGACAAATTATCAGATCACGCAAGAGAACATTGAGAGCTTTATCGCCATCTCAGGTAAAAATCGTTTTAAATATCGCCTTCTTATTGACAGCACGCAAGGGGAATTAAGTGAAAACGCCAATACCATGATTGAAGGACAAGCGGTTCCGGTTTATCGCATTAATCTCTTCAATATGGAAGACAGTGCAATTGATTGGGGGATTTTTGAAACAGAAGGGAAAATTGTTCTTAAAGATAAGAAACAAAAGTTGCCTTTTACCCATCAGAAAGAAGCCATTGAAGCTGTCTGTGAGGGTTTAAAAGAAGCAGACCGTGGCAAGCTAATTATGGCTTGTGGAACGGGTAAAACTTTCACCAGTCTCAAGATAGCAGAACAAATAGCCGGAACAGGCAAGCGTGTTTTGTTTTTGGTGCCTTCTCTTGCTCTTATGTCACAAACCATACGCGAATGGACAACGGATGCACAAATCCCGTTGCGTTCCTTTGCTGTGTGTTCGGATAAGCAAATAGGCAAGCGGCGTTTCAATAATGATGATGATGCTGAACTGAGTGCCTCGGATCTTGCTTTGCCTGTCACAACCGATGCGCAAATGCTTGGAGAGAAAGGAAACAAAGTTTCTCCCCATGTTATGAATGTTGTTTTTGCTACTTACCAATCAATCCAAGTGATTGCTGATGCACAAAAGGACCATGATTTACCTGAATTTGATCTGATCATTTGCGATGAAGCCCATAGAACAACGGGGGCGGCTTTGGGAACGGATAAAAGTGAATCTGATTTTATCAAGGTTCATGATAACAGCATTATTCAGGGCAAAAAACGTCTTTACATGACCGCAACCCCGCGCATCTTTAGTGACAATGCAAAAAGGCGTGCGGATGAACTGGATGCTGTGCTGGCGTCTATGGATAATGAGACAATCTATGGAAAACAGCTCTATTTTTATAGTTTCTCCGATGCCGTCAAGAATGACCTCTTAACGCCTTATAAGATTATTGTCTTGGGTGTGGATGAAAAGTTCGTACGTGATACTCTTGAGATTCCTACCAACCATAAGAATTATGAACTTACTCTTGATGATAGAACAAAGATCTTAGGCTGTTACCAAGCTCTTAGCAAAATCGATCTGAAAGTTGATCTTGGTGATGACCCTAACCCCATGCGCCGTGCTTTGGCTTTTTGTAAAGATATTAAAACCTCGCAACGCATTCGTGATACCTTTGAAGGCAAGGGTGTTAAGAGAGCTTTCCGTAAAATCCATAAAGAACACAAAGATACACCTCCTCTTCTCTGTGAGGTGCAACATATTGATGGAAAAGATGGTGCCAAGAAACGAACGGAATTGCTTGAATGGTTGGAAGCTGATGCGGGGGACAATACCTGTCGTATCTTAACCAATGTTCGCTGTCTCTCAGAAGGTGTGGATGTCCCTGCTCTTGATGCGGTGATGTTTTTACACCCGCGCAAAAGCCAAGTGGATGTCATACAGGCGGTGGGGCGTGTGATGCGTCGGGCTCCCAATAAGAAAAGAGGCTATATCATTTTACCGGTTGGCGTGCCGGCTGGGATCTCTCCTGAATTGGCTTTAAAAAACAATAAGAAATACAGTGTTGTTTGGCAAGTTCTCAATGCTTTGCTTTCGCATGATGAGAATTTTAGCAAAACCCTTAATCAAATGAACTTAGGGCAAGATGTAAGTTCTATTATCGATATTGTCACGGTTTCTCAAAAGATGGAGATAGAAAATGTGACAACCGTTGTTGATGATGTGCCCTTACAAGCGAAAACAGAAAGTGCACATGCTTCTTTTGCTACGACTGTCCGTAAATCCCTTTCTCATCATAATGGGCAAGGACAATTGCCTCTGTATAAGGCATTTCCCAATGCTTTTAGGGCATTTCTTGTCAAAAGATCTACTATGAGTGACTATTGGGAAAACTGGGCTGGCAATGTTGCTGAGATTGCACAAAATCATATCAATCGCCTGCAAAACATGCTTGCTGATGAAAAGAGTAAAGCACGCCGTGCGTTTGATGCGTTTCTCAAAGAATTACAAAACAACTTAAACAGTGATATCAAGCAAGAAGAAGCTGTTGAGATGTTAGCGCAGCATCTTGTCACGCGTCCTGTGTTTGAAGCTTTATTTGATGGCAATCAATTTGTTCAAAACAATGCCATCTCACAAGCAATGGAAAAGATTTTAAAGGAATTAGACAAGACAAATATTGAAGAAGAGTCAAAAGAGCTTAAAGAATTCTATGACAGTGTCAAATTCCGTGCCTCTGGGATTACCGAACCCCATGCAAGACAAAATCTGATTATCAAACTTTATGAAAGCTTTTTTGCCAAGGCTTTTAAACGTACAACAGATAAGCTTGGTATTGTTTATACCCCTGTTGAGGTTGTGGATTTTATTATTCACTCTGTTGATGATGTTTTACGCAAGGAATTTGGCAAGAGCTTAGGCTCCCGTGGTGTTTCTATTCTTGACCCTTTTACAGGTACGGGTACCTTTATCACAAGGCTTTTGCAATCTGATCTGATAAAACCAGAGGATATGGAATATAAATTCCGTCATGATATTCATGCCAATGAGATTGTTTTATTAGCTTATTACATAGCAGCGATTAATATTGAATCGACCTATCATAGTCTTATGAAAGGAGATTATATCCCCTTTAAGCATATTGGTTTAACCGATACGTTTCAGATGCTTGAAGAGAAAAATCTGCTGCAAAAATTGTTTAAAGAAAACAGTGAGTATTTAGAACATCAGAAAAACCTGAATATTGAAGTGATCTTTGGTAACCCTCCTTATTCAACAGGTCAAAAAAGCGAAAATGACAATGCAAAAAACACCTCTTACCCCATATTAGATAAACGTATTAGTGATACTTATGCCGTTCAATCGGAAGTAACTAATATACGAGCACTATATGACAGTTATATTCGTGCCATCCGTTGGGCTAGTGACCGTATAAAAGACCGTGGTATTATTGGTTTTGTTACAAATGCAAGTTTTGTAGATGCAAATTCTATGACAGGTTTACGTAAATGCCTTGTTGAAGAATTTAGCAGCCTTTACATTTTCCATTTACGTGGTAATCAACGAACCTCTGGAGAGCTTTCTCGAAAAGAAGGTGGAAAAATTTTTGGTTCCGGATCACGAGCCCCTATTGCTATCTCTATTCTTGTAAAAAATCCAGAATCCAAACAGCGTGATAAAATATATTTTCATGATCTTGAAGATTATCTCACAAGAGAAGAAAAGCTTAAGTCAATTAAGGACTTTGGTAGCATTGAGGGTATTACACGGAGTGAACACGGTTGGAAAATCATTACACCAGACAAACATGGTGATTGGATTAATCAACGTAATGACAGTTTCAAAGCATTCCTAGCTATGGGTGTTAAGGAAGGTCATGGTAAAAAGCTTTTTGAGACTTATTCTTGTGGACTTAAGAGCAATCGTGATGCATGGACATACAACTCAAGCCGCAAATCTTTAGTAAAAAATATAAATAATATGATTGTGTTCTATAACAGTGAGTTAGAACGTTTTAATGAGACCTATCCACATGCTGACTCTAAAACACGTGCAAAGACTATAAATGATTTTGTTAGTTCGGATGAGAAAAAAATAAGTTGGAGTTTTAATCTCAAACAATATTTAATAAAAGGAAGGGCTTTCAATTTTAAGGAAAATTGTTTTACCAAAAGCTTGTACCGTCCTTTTACACAACAGTGGCTTTATTATAATCGGGATCTTAATGATGGTGTTTACCAAATGCTGCGTATATTCCCTATAGGAAAAGCAGTTGAAAACAAGGTGATACAAGTTACAGGCATAGGAGGGAAAAAAAGCTTTTCTGTTTTGATGAGTAATGCTTTGCCTAATCATGATTTAATAGAAAAAAACCAATGCTTTCCACGCTATATTTACGAAGATGTTGACTCTTCAATAGATGACCATGATAAGAAACAATCTCATTTATTTGCAAATTCTACAGAAGAAACCAAAGCTGCTGATTTACAACGCCGTGATGCCATTACTGATGAAGGTTTAGCACATTTTAAAGCTGCTTATCCTAATGAGACCATAACTAAGGATGATCTCTTCTATTATGTTTACGGTCTTTTGCATTCAGAAGATTACCGTGCTCGCTATGCTGATAATCTCTCTAAAGAATTGCCTCGCATCCCTTGCGTAAAAAGTGCTGAGGATTTCTGGGCATTTGTTAATGCGGGTCGTGAATTAGGCAATTTACACGTTAATTATGAAACGGTAGAGCCTTATCCCGTTACCTTTAAAAAAGGTAATCCAAAACTTACAGATATAAAGAACCCCGAAAAGTTTTATTACGTTACAGAAATGAAATTTGCTGGCAATAGTAAGGAAAAGGATAAAACCACTGTTATTTACAATAGTAATATCACAATAACAGATATACCTAAGGAAGCTTATGAGTATATCGTAAATGGTAAACCCGCTCTTGAATGGGTTATGGGGCGGCAATGTGTAAAAACTGATAAAAAGAGTGGCATTGTTAATGATGCCAATCGCTATGCACTTGAGACCATTGGCAACCCTGCTTATCCATTGGAATTGTTCCAAAGGGTTATTACGGTAAGTTTAGAAACAATGAAGATTGTTAAAAACTTACCAAATCTAGAATTAAGAGAAACTGAATAG